The DNA sequence AATAACAGCAACAAAAGGCAGAAGCAGAACTTGTCTCCTGAGTGCAGGCAAAATACCGGTGAGTGTATTTATATTTCTTCCTTAGCTGGGAGAAAGCTGTTTGCCTGTTGTGTTTGATAAGAGTCACATGGGCACTGATATTGTTCATTCAATATGTTATTAAAGGGAGCATTCTTCGTATCCGGTTGCCTCTCCAAAGGCACAAAGATCAAGAAGTGCTACTGAGAGAGGAATTGCCTTCCCGGTTGCCTCCCCACAGGAACAATGCTCCAGAGGAACAGCTTTTTCGGTTGCCTCTCCAAAGGACCAATGCTCCAGAAGTTTCTCCCAGAGAGAAACTGCCTAGCTGGTTGCCTCttcaaagaaacaaagattCAGCATCTTTACCCAAAGAGGAACAGCCTTGCAGGTTACCTCTACAAAGGAACAAACATCTGGAAGTGTTACCCAAAGAGGAACAACCCTGCAGGTTGCCTCTACAAAGGAACAAACATCTGGAAGTGTTACCCAAAGAGGAACAACCCTGCAGGTTGCCTCTACAAAGGAACAAACATCTGGAGGTATTGCCCAAAGAGGAACAACCCTGCAGGTTGCCTCTTAAGACACAGAAAGAACCACCTGTGCTAACTCGAGAGAAACAGCCTTCTCTTAAAAGGCAAAAGGGTCAAGATGTTCTACCCAAAGAGAAAAAGACTTGCCTGGTGTCTCTCCAAAGGACCAAGGATTCAGAAGTATTACCCAGGGAGAAACAACAGCCTAGCCAGCTGCCTCTCCAAGCGAACAAAGATCGAAAAATAGTACCCAGGGAGAAACAGCTTAGCCAGTTGCCTCTCCAAAGGAACAAGGATCCAGCAGTGCTATCTAGAGAGGAACAGCCCAGCCAGTTGCTTCTCCAAAAGCAGAAAGTTCCACAAGTGCTGCTCAGAGAAGAACAGCCGTGTTCCGTCTCTGGAAGGATTG is a window from the Rosa chinensis cultivar Old Blush chromosome 2, RchiOBHm-V2, whole genome shotgun sequence genome containing:
- the LOC112187776 gene encoding RNA-binding protein 25 isoform X1, which codes for MSRCFPYPPPGYVKKGICDEALIEPIKLQGEAEKAKKEKKREKKREKKEKKARENGEVEDKKHHHKKGNKDERQQEDEKVREHGKKGEREEAEILDMSTLTEEHPVGSQNSSDSTLNSNNSNKRQKQNLSPECRQNTGSILRIRLPLQRHKDQEVLLREELPSRLPPHRNNAPEEQLFRLPLQRTNAPEVSPREKLPSWLPLQRNKDSASLPKEEQPCRLPLQRNKHLEVLPKEEQPCRLPLQRNKHLEVLPKEEQPCRLPLQRNKHLEVLPKEEQPCRLPLKTQKEPPVLTREKQPSLKRQKGQDVLPKEKKTCLVSLQRTKDSEVLPREKQQPSQLPLQANKDRKIVPREKQLSQLPLQRNKDPAVLSREEQPSQLLLQKQKVPQVLLREEQPCSVSGRIADASVHGRCEPAPVLGRDEGEKPCSTSGIEGKENRKSKRRASQYIELFEKWVEPPLLLSLPPTDIDDDQGWLLKTNKNPNRGVEKCVAASDSLSCGDSVSWPCARLLPEVDVYALPYTVPF
- the LOC112187776 gene encoding involucrin isoform X2 — encoded protein: MSRCFPYPPPGYVKKGICDEALIEPIKLQGEAEKAKKEKKREKKREKKEKKARENGEVEDKKHHHKKGNKDERQQEDEKVREHGKKGEREEAEILDMSTLTEEHPVGSQNSSDSTLNSNNSNKRQKQNLSPECRQNTGSILRIRLPLQRHKDQEVLLREELPSRLPPHRNNAPEEQLFRLPLQRTNAPEVSPREKLPSWLPLQRNKDSASLPKEEQPCRLPLQRNKHLEVLPKEEQPCRLPLQRNKHLEVLPKEEQPCRLPLKTQKEPPVLTREKQPSLKRQKGQDVLPKEKKTCLVSLQRTKDSEVLPREKQQPSQLPLQANKDRKIVPREKQLSQLPLQRNKDPAVLSREEQPSQLLLQKQKVPQVLLREEQPCSVSGRIADASVHGRCEPAPVLGRDEGEKPCSTSGIEGKENRKSKRRASQYIELFEKWVEPPLLLSLPPTDIDDDQGWLLKTNKNPNRGVEKCVAASDSLSCGDSVSWPCARLLPEVDVYALPYTVPF